From Actinopolymorpha cephalotaxi, one genomic window encodes:
- the ilvA gene encoding threonine ammonia-lyase → MTGARPHDSPYDSATGSPDGSAEDSPDLGALLADIEDAERTLRGIARTTPMEASRWLADRVGGPVHLKCENLQRAGSFKIRGAYVRISRLSQAERARGVVAASAGNHAQGVALAARLLDTRATVFMPFGAPIPKEEATRSYGADVRFHGHTIDEALVAARQYSEETGAVFIHPFDHADIMAGQGTLGLEILEQCPDVATVLVSTGGGGLVAGVAAALAGRGSKARVVGVQAAGAAAYPPSLAAGRPVPVERMRTMADGIAVGCPGGVPFEVVRRWVAGVVTVSEESLSRSLLLLLERGKLLVEPAGAAAVAAALDAPGAFEPPVVAVLSGGNIDPLLLMRVLRHGMIAAGRYLSLRVRVPDQPGGLAALLRQLAEADANVLDVVHQRTGAGLHLGDVDVALQLETRGKHHREEILHRLRSAGYTVNFS, encoded by the coding sequence ATGACCGGTGCCCGCCCCCACGACAGCCCGTACGACAGCGCAACCGGCAGCCCCGATGGCAGCGCGGAAGACAGCCCGGACCTGGGCGCCCTGCTCGCCGACATCGAGGACGCCGAGCGCACCCTGCGCGGGATCGCCCGCACCACGCCGATGGAGGCGTCCCGCTGGCTGGCGGACCGGGTGGGCGGGCCGGTGCACCTGAAGTGCGAGAACCTCCAGCGGGCGGGGTCGTTCAAGATCCGTGGCGCGTACGTGCGGATCTCCCGGCTGAGCCAGGCCGAACGCGCCCGCGGCGTGGTGGCGGCCAGCGCCGGCAACCACGCGCAGGGGGTCGCGCTGGCCGCCCGGCTGCTGGACACCCGGGCGACGGTGTTCATGCCGTTCGGCGCGCCCATCCCGAAGGAGGAGGCCACCCGCTCCTACGGCGCCGACGTGCGGTTCCACGGCCACACCATCGACGAGGCGCTGGTCGCCGCGCGGCAGTACTCCGAGGAGACGGGTGCGGTGTTCATCCACCCGTTCGACCACGCGGACATCATGGCCGGCCAGGGCACGCTCGGCCTGGAGATCCTGGAGCAGTGCCCGGACGTCGCGACCGTCCTGGTGTCGACGGGCGGCGGCGGGCTGGTGGCCGGGGTGGCGGCGGCGCTGGCCGGGCGCGGCTCGAAGGCCCGGGTCGTCGGGGTCCAGGCGGCCGGCGCGGCCGCCTACCCGCCGTCACTGGCGGCCGGTCGTCCGGTCCCGGTGGAACGCATGCGGACGATGGCCGACGGGATCGCGGTCGGCTGCCCGGGCGGGGTGCCGTTCGAGGTCGTCCGGCGCTGGGTCGCCGGCGTGGTCACCGTGTCGGAGGAGTCGCTGTCGCGGTCGCTGCTGCTGCTCCTCGAACGCGGCAAGCTGCTGGTCGAGCCCGCGGGGGCGGCGGCCGTCGCGGCTGCGCTGGACGCCCCGGGCGCGTTCGAGCCGCCGGTGGTCGCGGTCCTGTCCGGGGGCAACATCGATCCGCTGCTGCTGATGCGGGTGCTGCGCCACGGCATGATCGCCGCCGGACGCTACCTGTCCCTGCGCGTGCGCGTGCCCGACCAGCCGGGCGGACTGGCCGCGCTCCTGCGCCAGCTCGCCGAGGCGGACGCGAACGTGCTGGACGTCGTACACCAGCGCACCGGCGCCGGCCTGCACCTCGGCGACGTCGACGTGGCCCTGCAGCTGGAGACGCGCGGGAAGCACCATCGCGAGGAGATCCTGCACCGACTGCGATCAGCTGGCTACACGGTCAACTTTTCGTAG